From Streptomyces sp. NBC_01426, a single genomic window includes:
- a CDS encoding SRPBCC family protein has protein sequence MAVRHRLIHAAPHEVWAVLCDGSRYADWVVGTSDSRVAGGLWPECGSALEYTVRVGPWTGSGITTVRRVKAPDELELEVDSGPLGTARVAIEIRAWGEESLVIVDEHPLRGIGGALHNPVLDTLIQLRHRDMLRRLAKVAEESTGRPRQRV, from the coding sequence ATGGCTGTTCGGCACCGGTTGATTCATGCCGCGCCGCACGAGGTGTGGGCCGTGCTTTGTGATGGTTCCCGATATGCCGACTGGGTGGTGGGCACCTCTGACTCGCGAGTAGCCGGTGGCCTGTGGCCCGAATGTGGTTCTGCCCTCGAGTACACCGTTCGGGTCGGCCCGTGGACCGGGTCCGGAATTACCACTGTTCGGCGGGTGAAGGCGCCGGACGAATTGGAGCTGGAAGTCGACAGCGGACCTCTGGGCACCGCCCGAGTGGCCATCGAGATCCGCGCCTGGGGCGAAGAGTCGCTGGTCATCGTGGACGAACACCCCCTGCGCGGGATCGGTGGGGCCCTGCATAACCCGGTCCTCGACACCCTGATCCAGCTTCGCCACCGCGACATGCTCCGGCGCCTCGCCAAAGTCGCCGAAGAATCGACTGGCCGTCCACGGCAGCGCGTCTGA